Part of the Oscillospiraceae bacterium genome, CGGAGCCTACCTCGGAGCCGGTTGTGGAGGAAATGGTCGAAACAGAAGCAGAGGTTCCTGTTGAAGAGGTGATTGATGCGGAAACCGTATCCGAAGAGGCTACGGCATTTACTGAAGATGTGCAACCAATTCAGGAAACAGAAACTGCCACTGAAACACAAGTGCCAGAGGTCGTAACACCCCAGGTAACCGAAAAGCCTAAGGCAACGGCGACACCGCGGGCCACCGAAAAACCGCAAGCAACCAAACAACCCCAAACAGCTGTTACTTCGGCAAGCAGTAATTTGTATATTACGAAATCCGGCAGTAAATATCATCGGGAGGGATGTAGTTCGCTTTCCAAATCTCAAATTCCGATTTCGTATGAAGATGCTGTGGCAAAAGGATATGAGCCTTGCGGAAGATGTAATCCATGATTATCTGTATGAAACGAGATTCGATAAAAAACATGAAATCAATTTGTTGACAGGGAGAGAATTATGGCTAATAAAGAACAACTGATTCAAAAAATCAATCAGGCGGATGAACGCCTTATAGAGCTTTACGGAAAAGAAAATGTTTCCGTTCAGAAAACTCGTTACATAGAGGCTGTTGAAAAATTTTGCGAGATTTATGGAGAACGTGATGATTTGATGATTTTTTCCGCACCGGGCAGAACTGAAATCGGCGGAAATCATACTGACCACAATTTAGGAAAAGTTCTGGCAGGGAGCGTGAATTTAGATGTAATTGCCGTGGCTTCCAAAAATGCAGACGGACGTATTCGAGTGCAGTCTAAAGGGCATCGGGAGGCTGTTGTGGCAATTAATGATTTGGAAATTCACGAAGAGGAAGCAGAACAGTCTGTTTCCCTAGTTCGCGGCATGGCTGCTCGTTTTCAACAGTTAGGATATCAGATTGGTGGATTTGATACTTATTCCACGTCCAACGTTTTAAGAGGGTCCGGACTTTCTTCTTCCGCTGCTTTTGAAGTGCTCATTGGCACAATCTTAAACGGTTTATTTAACGATGAAAAGGTATCAGCTGTGGAAATTGCGAAAATGTCCCAGTATGCTGAAAACGAATATTTTAAAAAACCTTGCGGACTGATGGATCAGATGGCATCTTCCGTAGGTGGTATTATTACCATTGATTTTAAAGAAAAAGAAAGTCCTGTTATCGAAAAAGTAAACTTTGATTTTCAAAAAAGCGGATATGCGCTTTGTATTGTGGATACCGGTGGAAATCACTCGGATTTAACCAATGAGTATGCAAGTATCCCCGGTGAAATGAAAGCAGTGGCAGGGTATTTTGGTAAATCTGTGTTGAGAGAAGTTACCAAAGAAGAAATCCTTACCAATATTGTTGCATTGCGGAAACAGTTTGGCGATA contains:
- a CDS encoding galactokinase encodes the protein MANKEQLIQKINQADERLIELYGKENVSVQKTRYIEAVEKFCEIYGERDDLMIFSAPGRTEIGGNHTDHNLGKVLAGSVNLDVIAVASKNADGRIRVQSKGHREAVVAINDLEIHEEEAEQSVSLVRGMAARFQQLGYQIGGFDTYSTSNVLRGSGLSSSAAFEVLIGTILNGLFNDEKVSAVEIAKMSQYAENEYFKKPCGLMDQMASSVGGIITIDFKEKESPVIEKVNFDFQKSGYALCIVDTGGNHSDLTNEYASIPGEMKAVAGYFGKSVLREVTKEEILTNIVALRKQFGDRAVLRSLHYLDDNARVEKEVEALNNDDFESFKQEIIASGNSSFRFLQNVYATVNPKEQGLSLAIYIAEKMLEGKGAYRVHGGGFGGTTQNFVPVEMVDAFKSAVERVFGEGKCHILFIRNHGGIRVL